A single region of the Populus nigra chromosome 2, ddPopNigr1.1, whole genome shotgun sequence genome encodes:
- the LOC133681789 gene encoding protein argonaute 16, with translation MEKMSGGSPPPPPPLSVPANMNPELVEVPRHPERPAIPKYSMISRRGVGTSGRHISLLTNHFKVSVNVPDAVFYQYSVSITSEDNRAVESKGIGRKLIDRLYQTYSSEFAGKRFAYDGEKSLYTVGPLPQNKSEFTVVLEESFAKHESGSPGGGESPPAAVKRSKRSYRSKTFKVEISYAAKIPLKSIALALKGIEIDNSTQDALRVLDIILRQQAANRGCLLVRQSFFHDDSRNFNDVGGGVTGVKGFHSSFRTTQGGLSLNMDVSTTMILTPGPVIDFLIVNQNVREPRYVDWVKAKRMLKNLRVKTKHNNMEFKIIGLTEKPCNQQYFPMKLKNRDGANVEAQIVEVTVYEYFTKHCGVQLGYSAYLPCLDVGKPKRPNYLPLELCSLISLQRYKKALSSMQRASLVEKSRQKPQERIKTVTEAMRSYCYDEDPVLSSCGISIEKQMTQVDGRILETPKLKVGNSEDCIPRNGRWNFNNKTLLNPTSISKWAIVNFSARCDISHISRELINCGRRKGINIERPHTLIEEDQQSRRGSPLARVERMFELIREKLPGPPEFILCVLAERKNSDIYGPWKKTSLSDFGIVTQCISPTKINDQYLTNVLLKINSKLGGINSLLAIEHSSHIPLIMDTPTMILGMDVSHGSPGRSDMPSVAAVVGSRCWPLISRYRASVRTQSPKVEMIDALYKPLANGNDDGIIRELLVDFFQTSKGHKPKQIIVFRDGVSESQFNQVLNIELEQIIKAYQHLGEVDIPKFTVIVAQKNHHTKLFQAGGGTENVPPGTVVDTKIVHPRNYDFYMCAHAGMIGTSRPAHYHVLLDEIGFSPDDLLNLIHSLSYVYQRSTTAISIVAPICYAHLAAAQIGQFMKFEDFSETSSGQRSMTSVGSTPVPELPRLHKNVEGSMFFC, from the exons ATGGAGAAAATGTCAGGTGGATCTCCACCCCCACCTCCTCCACTGTCAGTACCAGCAAACATGAACCCAGAATTGGTTGAAGTTCCCCGGCATCCAGAACGACCAGCCATTCCCAAATATTCTATGATCAGTAGGCGTGGGGTTGGGACTAGTGGGCGTCACATATCTTTGCTCACCAACCACTTTAAAGTTTCTGTCAATGTTCCAGATGCAGTATTTTACCAGTATAGT GTTTCCATCACCTCAGAAGATAATAGAGCTGTTGAAAGCAAGGGAATTGGGAGGAAACTGATCGATAGGCTTTACCAAACTTATTCCTCAGAATTTGCTGGTAAAAGATTTGCTTATGATGGGGAGAAAAGTTTGTACACTGTGGGCCCTCTTCCACAGAACAAGTCGGAGTTCACAGTGGTGCTTGAGGAATCTTTTGCAAAACA TGAAAGTGGGAGCCCTGGTGGTGGTGAGAGCCCTCCTGCAGCTGTTAAGCGATCAAAGCGCTCTTATCGGTCAAAGACTTTTAAGGTAGAAATAAGCTATGCTGCTAAAATCCCCTTGAAGTCAATAGCCCTTGCCCTCAAAGGAATTGAGATAGACAATAGCACTCAGGATGCACTCAGAGTGCTGGATATTATCTTAAGGCAGCAAGCAGCTAACAG GGGGTGCCTTTTGGTTAGGCAGTCGTTCTTTCATGATGATTCAAGGAACTTCAATGATGTGGGAGGTGGTGTAACTGGTGTTAAGGGTTTCCATTCTAGCTTCCGTACCACTCAGGGTGGCTTGTCTCTTAACATGG ATGTGTCCACTACAATGATCCTAACTCCTGGGCCAGTAATTGATTTTCTGATAGTTAATCAAAATGTCCGGGAACCTCGCTATGTTGATTGGGTGAAG GCCAAAAGGATGTTGAAAAATTTGAGGGTGAAGACGAAGCATAACAACATGGAGTTTAAAATAATTGGTCTGACTGAGAAGCCATGCAATCAACAATA TTTTCCTATGAAACTGAAAAACAGGGACGGAGCTAATGTTGAAGCACAGATTGTTGAAGTTACTGTATATGAGTATTTCACTAAACACTGTGGCGTACAACTTGGTTATTCTGCATACCTACCCTGCCTTGATGTTGGCAAACCAAAACGTCCAAACTACCTGCCACTGGAG CTTTGTTCACTTATTTCACTTCAACGGTATAAAAAAGCTTTATCTTCAATGCAAAGAGCATCTTTGGTTGAAAAATCACGACAAAAGCCTCAGGAAAGAATAAAAACTGTGACTGAA GCCATGAGAAGCTACTGTTATGATGAGGATCCCGTGCTTTCTTCATGTGGTATTTctatagaaaaacaaatgaccCAGGTTGATGGCCGCATCCTTGAAACCCCAAAG TTGAAGGTTGGTAATAGTGAGGATTGTATCCCACGAAATGGGAGATGGAACTTTAACAATAAG ACACTTTTAAACCCCACCAGCATCAGTAAGTGGGCCATTGTCAACTTTTCTGCTCGCTGTGATATTAGTCACATCTCCCGTGAGCTTATCAACTGTGGAAGGAGAAAGGGCATT AATATTGAGCGCCCACATACATTAATCGAAGAGGACCAACAATCTAGAAGAGGCAGCCCTCTTGCTAGAGTTGAAAGGATGTTTGAGCTGATCAGAGAGAAGCTTCCAGGGCCTCCTGAATTTATTCTTTGTGTATTGGCAGAGAGGAAAAACTCAGATATTTATG GACCGTGGAAGAAGACAAGTCTCAGTGATTTTGGCATTGTTACACAGTGCATATCCCCGACTAAGATTAATGACCAGTATCTTACAAATGTGCTTCTTAAGATCAATTCTAAG CTAGGAGGAATAAATTCTCTGTTGGCAATTGAGCACTCCTCACATATTCCATTGATAATGGATACTCCTACAATGATTCTGGGCATGGATGTCTCTCATGGCTCTCCAGGTCGATCAGACATGCCATCAGTGGCTGCG GTTGTTGGATCTCGATGTTGGCCACTGATTTCTAGGTACAGAGCATCTGTAAGAACGCAATCTCCTAAGGTGGAGATGATTGATGCTTTGTACAAGCCTTTAGCAAATGGGAATGATGATGGTATAATAAG GGAACTGCTCGTGGATTTCTTTCAAACAAGCAAGGGgcacaaaccaaaacaaattattgtgTTCAG GGATGGTGTCAGCGAGTCACAATTCAATCAGGTGCTGAACATTGAGCTGGAGCAAATTATCAAG GCCTATCAACATCTTGGTGAGGTTGACATACCAAAGTTCACAGTAATTGTGGCTCAGAAGAATCACCACACAAAGCTTTTTCAAGCTGGTGGTGGCACTGAAAATGTTCCTCCTG gGACAGTTGTTGACACAAAGATTGTTCATCctagaaactatgatttctacATGTGTGCTCATGCAGGCATGATT GGAACTTCAAGGCCAGCACACTATCATGTCTTGCTCGATGAGATTGGTTTCTCTCCAGATGACTTGCTAAATCTTATCCACTCTCTTTCATATGT GTATCAAAGGAGTACCACAGCTATTTCGATTG TGGCTCCCATATGTTATGCTCACCTGGCTGCAGCACAGATAGGGCAGTTTATGAAGTTTGAGGATTTTTCTGAAACCTCTTCGGGACAGAGAAGCATGACATCAGTTGGAAGCACCCCTGTTCCGGAGCTCCCCAGGTTACACAAAAATGTTGAGGGTTCAATGTTCTTCTGCTGA
- the LOC133682732 gene encoding E3 ubiquitin-protein ligase COP1 isoform X1, with product MEEVSTGAIVPAVKPEPKPSTSTAAAVASPEPSSARSAEEAELEKDFLCPICMQIIKDAFLTVCGHSFCYMCITTHLRNKNDCPCCSHYLTTNQLFPNFLLQKLLKKASARQTSKNASPIEHFRQSLQQGCEVSIKDLDTLMSLLAERKRKMEQEEAERNMQVLLDFLHYLRKQKVDELNEVRTDLRYIKEDIDAVEKHRIELYRARDRYSMKLRMLGDDLTVRKPWPSTIDKNHSGVVTSSLNARGLTTGNIPIKKMDGKAQVSSHGLQRKDTSGGSDPQYNHSGLSAVKKKRVHAQFNDLQDCYLQKRRQLENHPHNQSERDKNVIHREGYNAGLADFQSVLGTFTQYSRLRVIAELRHGDIFHSANIVSSIEFDRDDEFFATAGVSRRIKVFDFSFVVNEPADVHCPVVEMSTRSKLSCLSWNKFTKNQIASSDYEGIVTVWDVTTRQSVMEYEEHEKRAWSVDFSRTEPSMLVSGSDDCKVKVWCTKQEASVLNIDMKANICCVKYNPGSSNYIAVGSADHQIHYYDLRNVTNPLYVFSGHRKTVSYVKFLSNSELASASTDSTLRLWDVKENLPVRTFRGHTNEKNFVGLSVSSEYISCGSETNEVFVYHKEISKPVTWHRFGSPEMDDADEDAGSYFISAVCWKSDSPTMLSANSQGTIKVLVLAA from the exons atggaaGAGGTTTCAACGGGGGCCATCGTCCCAGCGGTAAAGCCAGAGCCGAAACCCTCAACATCCACGGCTGCCGCAGTTGCGTCGCCTGAGCCCTCCTCCGCCCGGAGCGCAGAAGAAGCTGAGTTAGAGAAGGATTTCCTCTGCCCGATTTGCATGCAGATTATAAAAGATGCCTTCCTCACAGTATGTGGTCACAGCTTTTGTTACATGTGCATCACCACTCACCTCCGTAACAAGAACGATTGCCCTTGCTGTAGCCATTACCTCACTACCAATCAGCTCTTCCCTAATTTCTTGCTCCAAAAG CTATTAAAGAAGGCCTCTGCTCGTCAAACATCCAAGAATGCGTCGCCTATTGAACATTTTCGCCAATCCTTACAGCAG GGTTGTGAAGTTTCAATTAAGGACCTGGACACCCTCATGTCACTTCTTGCagagaggaagagaaaaatGGAACAAGAAGAAGCTGAGAGAAATATGCAGGTGCTGCTAGACTTCTTGCACTACTTGCGGAAGCAAAAGGTGGATGAATTGAATGAG GTACGCACTGATCTTCGATATATTAAGGAGGACATAGATGCTGTAGAGAAACACAGAATTGAGCTGTATCGTGCCAGGGATAGGTATTCTATGAAATTGCGAATGCTTGGAGATGATCTCACTGTGAGAAAACCGTGGCCTTCAACAATTGATAAGAACCACAGTGGTGTTGTCACCAGTTCTCTTAATGCCAGAGGGCTGACTACTGGGAATATTCCAATCAAGAAAATGGATGGAAAGGCTCAAGTAAGCTCTCATGGGCTCCAGAGAAAGGATACATCGGGTGGGTCTGACCCGCAATATAATCACTCAGGTTTATCTGCAGTGAAGAAAAAGCGCGTGCATGCACAG TTCAATGACCTGCAAGATTGTTACTTGCAAAAGCGCCGCCAGTTGGAAAATCATCCACATAACCAGTCAGAAAGGGATAAAAATGTCATTCATAGAGAGGGCTACAATGCTGGTCTTGCAGATTTTCAATCTGTGCTGGGTACATTTACTCAGTACAG TCGGTTAAGGGTCATTGCTGAACTCAGGCACGGGGATATATTTCACTCAGCCAATATAGTATCAAG CATAGAATTTGACCGTGATGATGAATTTTTTGCTACTGCTGGAGTTTCACGGCGAATCAAAGTGTTTGACTTTTCTTTT GTTGTGAATGAACCTGCAGATGTGCACTGCCCTGTTGTGGAGATGTCTACACGTTCTAAACTTAGTTGCTTGAGTTGGAACAAGTTTACTAAAAATCAAATTGCCAGTAGTGATTACGAGGGAATAGTAACTGTTTGGGACGTGACAACCAGGCAG AGTGTGATGGAATACGAAGAGCATGAAAAACGTGCATGGAGTGTTGATTTTTCTCGCACAGAACCTTCTATGCTTGTATCTGGTAGCGATGATTGTAAG GTCAAAGTTTGGTGCACAAAGCAGGAGGCTAGCGTTCTAAACATTGACATGAAAGCAAATATTTGTTGTGTCAAGTACAATCCTGGATCTAGCAATTATATTGCG GTTGGTTCAGCAGACCACCAGATTCACTACTATGATTTGAGAAATGTCACCAATCCACTCTATGTGTTCAGCGGGCACAGGAAAACTGTTTCATATGTAAAATTCTTATCTAACAGCGAGCTTGCTTCAGCGTCAACAGACAGCACATTAAGGTTATGGGATGTAAAAGAGAATCTGCCT GTTCGTACCTTTAGAGGCCACACAAACGAGAAAAACTTTGTGGGTCTCTCAGTAAGCAGTGAATATATTTCATGTGGGAGTGAAACAAATGAGGTCTTTGTCTACCATAAG GAAATCTCTAAACCTGTGACTTGGCATAGATTTGGTTCCCCTGAGATGGATGATGCGGATGAGGATGCAGGATCTTACTTCATCAGTGCTGTTTGCTGGAAGAGTGATAGTCCTACAATGCTATCTGCAAATAGTCAGGGTACAATAAAAGTATTGGTTCTTGCAGCTTGA
- the LOC133682732 gene encoding E3 ubiquitin-protein ligase COP1 isoform X2: MRRLLNIFANPYSSQGCEVSIKDLDTLMSLLAERKRKMEQEEAERNMQVLLDFLHYLRKQKVDELNEVRTDLRYIKEDIDAVEKHRIELYRARDRYSMKLRMLGDDLTVRKPWPSTIDKNHSGVVTSSLNARGLTTGNIPIKKMDGKAQVSSHGLQRKDTSGGSDPQYNHSGLSAVKKKRVHAQFNDLQDCYLQKRRQLENHPHNQSERDKNVIHREGYNAGLADFQSVLGTFTQYSRLRVIAELRHGDIFHSANIVSSIEFDRDDEFFATAGVSRRIKVFDFSFVVNEPADVHCPVVEMSTRSKLSCLSWNKFTKNQIASSDYEGIVTVWDVTTRQSVMEYEEHEKRAWSVDFSRTEPSMLVSGSDDCKVKVWCTKQEASVLNIDMKANICCVKYNPGSSNYIAVGSADHQIHYYDLRNVTNPLYVFSGHRKTVSYVKFLSNSELASASTDSTLRLWDVKENLPVRTFRGHTNEKNFVGLSVSSEYISCGSETNEVFVYHKEISKPVTWHRFGSPEMDDADEDAGSYFISAVCWKSDSPTMLSANSQGTIKVLVLAA; this comes from the exons ATGCGTCGCCTATTGAACATTTTCGCCAATCCTTACAGCAG TCAGGGTTGTGAAGTTTCAATTAAGGACCTGGACACCCTCATGTCACTTCTTGCagagaggaagagaaaaatGGAACAAGAAGAAGCTGAGAGAAATATGCAGGTGCTGCTAGACTTCTTGCACTACTTGCGGAAGCAAAAGGTGGATGAATTGAATGAG GTACGCACTGATCTTCGATATATTAAGGAGGACATAGATGCTGTAGAGAAACACAGAATTGAGCTGTATCGTGCCAGGGATAGGTATTCTATGAAATTGCGAATGCTTGGAGATGATCTCACTGTGAGAAAACCGTGGCCTTCAACAATTGATAAGAACCACAGTGGTGTTGTCACCAGTTCTCTTAATGCCAGAGGGCTGACTACTGGGAATATTCCAATCAAGAAAATGGATGGAAAGGCTCAAGTAAGCTCTCATGGGCTCCAGAGAAAGGATACATCGGGTGGGTCTGACCCGCAATATAATCACTCAGGTTTATCTGCAGTGAAGAAAAAGCGCGTGCATGCACAG TTCAATGACCTGCAAGATTGTTACTTGCAAAAGCGCCGCCAGTTGGAAAATCATCCACATAACCAGTCAGAAAGGGATAAAAATGTCATTCATAGAGAGGGCTACAATGCTGGTCTTGCAGATTTTCAATCTGTGCTGGGTACATTTACTCAGTACAG TCGGTTAAGGGTCATTGCTGAACTCAGGCACGGGGATATATTTCACTCAGCCAATATAGTATCAAG CATAGAATTTGACCGTGATGATGAATTTTTTGCTACTGCTGGAGTTTCACGGCGAATCAAAGTGTTTGACTTTTCTTTT GTTGTGAATGAACCTGCAGATGTGCACTGCCCTGTTGTGGAGATGTCTACACGTTCTAAACTTAGTTGCTTGAGTTGGAACAAGTTTACTAAAAATCAAATTGCCAGTAGTGATTACGAGGGAATAGTAACTGTTTGGGACGTGACAACCAGGCAG AGTGTGATGGAATACGAAGAGCATGAAAAACGTGCATGGAGTGTTGATTTTTCTCGCACAGAACCTTCTATGCTTGTATCTGGTAGCGATGATTGTAAG GTCAAAGTTTGGTGCACAAAGCAGGAGGCTAGCGTTCTAAACATTGACATGAAAGCAAATATTTGTTGTGTCAAGTACAATCCTGGATCTAGCAATTATATTGCG GTTGGTTCAGCAGACCACCAGATTCACTACTATGATTTGAGAAATGTCACCAATCCACTCTATGTGTTCAGCGGGCACAGGAAAACTGTTTCATATGTAAAATTCTTATCTAACAGCGAGCTTGCTTCAGCGTCAACAGACAGCACATTAAGGTTATGGGATGTAAAAGAGAATCTGCCT GTTCGTACCTTTAGAGGCCACACAAACGAGAAAAACTTTGTGGGTCTCTCAGTAAGCAGTGAATATATTTCATGTGGGAGTGAAACAAATGAGGTCTTTGTCTACCATAAG GAAATCTCTAAACCTGTGACTTGGCATAGATTTGGTTCCCCTGAGATGGATGATGCGGATGAGGATGCAGGATCTTACTTCATCAGTGCTGTTTGCTGGAAGAGTGATAGTCCTACAATGCTATCTGCAAATAGTCAGGGTACAATAAAAGTATTGGTTCTTGCAGCTTGA